One Vibrio pomeroyi genomic region harbors:
- a CDS encoding DUF4382 domain-containing protein: protein MKYLKETALASLVLAGLVGCGGDSGSSSSTTPITLSVSDAPVDGVKDVTVTFSKVALLPQQGGSPLVYDVYKTDENGDYVDENGDLLPDGADPIPLSVNLLDYQGSDVLPLIENEVVPVGSYKLCVFAHDGDHPTDPSYVIENDDTNRELTVKGNGACPQGVGKEDNAGVLYFNDSFNVNQQSNDFVVEFDLRRGLKNSSTFPDYTIQRTSVSLINTVETGNIEGTVATTTFEACNPTDDNTFVQSVYLYEGDVDKADMAPIGGSDEVKPITSASVTMNQAQTNYEFSLGFIDPGTYSLGYTCTAQHDSDEDNAAPLAAGFAIYEAQNGVQVTVGQDSQVSF from the coding sequence ATGAAGTATTTAAAGGAAACCGCTTTAGCGAGCCTTGTGCTGGCTGGGCTTGTCGGTTGTGGTGGTGATTCAGGATCATCAAGCAGCACGACACCCATTACCTTGAGCGTGAGTGATGCGCCCGTCGATGGTGTTAAAGATGTGACGGTGACATTCAGCAAGGTGGCTTTACTTCCTCAACAAGGAGGTTCACCACTAGTATATGACGTGTATAAAACGGATGAAAACGGCGACTACGTTGATGAGAACGGCGATCTATTACCTGATGGCGCAGATCCTATTCCGTTAAGTGTGAATTTATTGGATTACCAAGGCAGCGATGTGCTCCCTTTGATTGAAAATGAGGTAGTTCCAGTAGGTAGCTATAAGTTGTGTGTGTTTGCTCATGATGGCGATCACCCAACAGATCCATCTTACGTGATAGAAAATGATGATACGAATCGTGAGTTAACGGTGAAAGGTAATGGCGCGTGCCCGCAAGGTGTGGGTAAAGAAGATAACGCTGGCGTACTGTACTTTAATGATTCATTTAATGTGAACCAACAAAGCAACGATTTTGTTGTCGAGTTCGATCTTCGACGTGGCCTAAAGAACAGTTCGACTTTCCCTGATTACACCATTCAAAGAACGTCTGTGAGCCTTATCAATACGGTTGAGACAGGAAACATTGAAGGTACTGTAGCGACCACAACTTTCGAAGCTTGTAATCCTACAGACGATAACACGTTCGTTCAGTCGGTTTATCTGTATGAAGGCGATGTCGACAAAGCTGACATGGCACCAATCGGCGGCAGTGATGAAGTGAAACCGATCACTTCAGCATCAGTGACAATGAATCAAGCACAGACAAACTATGAGTTCTCTCTGGGCTTCATTGACCCAGGTACTTACTCATTGGGTTATACCTGTACTGCGCAGCATGACAGTGATGAAGACAATGCTGCGCCATTAGCCGCAGGCTTCGCAATATACGAAGCTCAAAATGGCGTGCAAGTCACCGTGGGTCAGGACAGCCAAGTATCATTCTAA
- a CDS encoding DUF2999 family protein yields MNPILAMLKENNISDEQISELFKTLTENPLAAMATISQLGLPQDKLQMLMGQVMQNPALIKEAVEELGLDFSKVEAAKEQLQK; encoded by the coding sequence ATGAACCCGATTTTAGCAATGTTGAAAGAGAACAATATTAGCGACGAGCAGATCAGCGAGCTATTCAAAACGTTGACCGAGAATCCTCTTGCAGCAATGGCGACGATCAGCCAACTTGGTTTACCACAAGATAAACTTCAAATGCTGATGGGTCAGGTAATGCAAAACCCTGCGCTAATCAAAGAAGCAGTTGAAGAGCTTGGCCTAGATTTTTCTAAGGTTGAAGCCGCTAAAGAGCAACTTCAAAAATAA
- a CDS encoding ElyC/SanA/YdcF family protein, whose amino-acid sequence MKKNIIALALGGMLAFGATPFSFAANDGAVQASADYAQLVTKRQVVDQLLLDALQAFKSPARISHAGFTAKMPSNMEIVTNRLLEAYQLEPYRTDLLISAANAQIYNKNAERAIELFEQALTVAPDDVDLHAYLAVWQRFEGNENESNKHMEKLESLNKGKAEDIKRIFATVYRVLETPLKESADKGLLDDHGAIVTLGYALNPDGSMHQILIERLETTLAMAKANPDAMIVLTGGVPKNHKTEGKLMADWLIEKGVSKDRIIEENYATSTVGNALFSSYALARHDIKHATIISSASHVRRGQTLFEIASWQTGPQGITFDTVSYPDKPLADLKKASDGELLGIYRDALRTYGMWSYRSYPLESR is encoded by the coding sequence ATGAAAAAGAACATTATCGCCCTCGCTCTTGGTGGCATGCTCGCTTTTGGCGCAACTCCATTTTCTTTTGCTGCTAACGATGGCGCAGTACAGGCTTCTGCGGATTACGCGCAGTTGGTGACTAAGCGACAAGTTGTCGACCAATTACTTCTTGATGCGTTGCAGGCGTTTAAGTCTCCGGCAAGAATTTCTCACGCGGGCTTTACGGCAAAAATGCCAAGCAACATGGAAATTGTGACTAACCGATTGTTAGAAGCGTACCAGCTGGAACCTTACCGTACCGATTTGCTTATCTCAGCTGCGAACGCTCAGATCTACAACAAGAATGCAGAACGCGCGATTGAGTTGTTTGAGCAAGCGCTAACGGTTGCACCAGACGATGTTGATCTTCACGCTTATCTTGCGGTTTGGCAGAGATTTGAAGGCAATGAAAATGAATCCAATAAGCACATGGAGAAACTGGAGAGCCTGAATAAAGGCAAAGCAGAAGACATCAAACGCATTTTTGCTACGGTCTACCGAGTATTAGAAACACCGCTTAAAGAGTCTGCTGACAAAGGCTTGCTCGATGATCATGGCGCGATCGTTACATTGGGTTATGCGCTTAACCCGGACGGCTCAATGCATCAGATCTTGATTGAGCGTCTTGAGACAACATTAGCGATGGCTAAAGCGAACCCAGACGCGATGATCGTGTTAACGGGTGGTGTGCCGAAGAACCATAAGACTGAAGGCAAGTTAATGGCGGATTGGCTTATCGAGAAAGGGGTAAGCAAAGATCGCATCATCGAAGAGAACTATGCGACCAGCACGGTAGGCAATGCCTTATTCAGTAGTTACGCGTTAGCTCGTCATGACATTAAGCACGCGACTATTATCAGCTCGGCAAGCCATGTTCGTCGTGGTCAAACTCTATTTGAAATCGCTAGCTGGCAAACCGGCCCTCAGGGCATCACCTTTGATACGGTTTCTTACCCAGATAAGCCACTCGCAGATCTTAAGAAGGCGAGTGATGGCGAGTTACTAGGTATCTACCGTGATGCTCTTAGAACGTATGGGATGTGGAGCTACCGCTCTTACCCATTAGAGTCTCGCTAG
- the thiM gene encoding hydroxyethylthiazole kinase has product MLTEQIIQSLRAVREQKPLVVNITNYVVMNNTANALLAIGASPIMAHSQQELAEMMSFSGALVINIGTLDSVWTPRMCFAVEQANANNKVVVLDPVGCGASTLRTETSREIARLADKLIIRGNASEIIALAGEQAQSKGVDALDSSDAALGAAQCLVAEYGANVVISGETDYVVTKESVVTLNNGHPMMPYVTGMGCTLTALTGAFAAVGDESGLAAAAVLGVVGEIAAENSRGPGSLQMNLLDELYQLDEETLIQRLKIQ; this is encoded by the coding sequence ATGCTAACTGAACAAATCATCCAATCGCTGCGCGCAGTACGAGAGCAAAAGCCACTGGTTGTAAACATCACCAACTATGTAGTGATGAACAACACGGCCAATGCGTTATTGGCAATTGGCGCTTCGCCTATCATGGCGCACTCGCAACAAGAGCTGGCAGAGATGATGTCTTTCTCTGGCGCTTTGGTGATCAATATCGGCACGCTCGACAGTGTCTGGACGCCAAGAATGTGTTTTGCTGTTGAACAAGCGAATGCGAACAACAAGGTAGTGGTTCTTGACCCTGTGGGTTGTGGCGCAAGTACACTGCGTACCGAGACTTCTCGTGAAATCGCACGTTTAGCGGATAAGTTGATCATTCGTGGTAACGCGTCTGAGATTATCGCATTAGCGGGCGAACAAGCGCAGAGCAAAGGTGTTGATGCGTTAGATAGCAGTGATGCTGCATTAGGCGCTGCACAGTGCTTAGTGGCTGAATACGGCGCGAATGTGGTGATTTCTGGTGAGACAGATTACGTTGTCACCAAAGAAAGCGTGGTGACGTTAAACAATGGACACCCAATGATGCCGTATGTGACGGGTATGGGTTGTACCTTAACGGCATTGACGGGCGCATTTGCTGCTGTTGGTGATGAAAGTGGTTTAGCTGCCGCAGCAGTATTAGGCGTAGTAGGCGAAATCGCAGCTGAAAACTCACGCGGCCCGGGTAGTTTGCAAATGAATTTGCTTGATGAGTTGTACCAGTTAGACGAAGAGACCCTGATTCAACGTTTGAAGATTCAGTAG
- a CDS encoding glutathione S-transferase family protein: MLKFYFHQTPNPMKIALFLEETGLDFELVPVDTLKGEQHTPEYRLINPNGKTPAIEDEGQRVFDSNAILLYLSEKTGKLGGQPEDRAELLSWMMFIASGLGPYSGQSVHFRHAAPAGLDYAVNRYLREAQRHYEVLEKHMEGREFIVGNEYTIVDVAAWGWIDKAPVVLGEEGLEPYPNLKRWFNAINTRPPALRARETGKDVEFKTERDEEAKRALFPSNYAK, translated from the coding sequence ATGCTTAAGTTCTATTTTCACCAAACACCAAACCCAATGAAGATCGCTCTGTTTCTAGAAGAGACAGGCCTAGATTTTGAACTTGTTCCTGTCGATACCTTAAAAGGCGAACAACACACACCGGAATATCGCTTAATAAACCCGAACGGAAAAACGCCAGCCATTGAAGACGAAGGACAACGCGTTTTCGATTCTAACGCTATCCTTCTGTACCTATCAGAGAAAACGGGCAAGCTAGGTGGGCAGCCAGAAGACAGAGCCGAACTACTCTCTTGGATGATGTTTATCGCGAGTGGCCTTGGTCCATACTCTGGTCAATCGGTACACTTCCGTCATGCAGCACCAGCAGGTCTAGACTACGCTGTGAACCGTTACCTACGTGAAGCACAACGTCATTACGAAGTGCTAGAAAAGCATATGGAAGGTCGCGAGTTTATCGTCGGAAATGAGTACACGATTGTCGATGTCGCTGCATGGGGTTGGATTGATAAAGCACCAGTAGTACTTGGTGAAGAAGGCCTAGAACCTTACCCGAACTTGAAGCGTTGGTTTAACGCAATCAACACTCGCCCACCCGCACTACGTGCCCGTGAAACCGGTAAAGATGTTGAATTTAAAACCGAACGTGATGAAGAAGCGAAACGAGCACTGTTTCCTTCGAATTATGCGAAGTAG
- a CDS encoding ABC transporter permease: MNDLTRSEAVAGSTNAQASTTHPRQMNPVMRLVISSAVILGLWQMVVVIFEMPSFILPAPAEVFLKLIERYDVLLKHTWVTAQEILLGLLLGLSMGLFFALQMLMFDPLKRWLLPILIASQAIPVFAIAPVLMLWLGYGIASKVVMAAIIIFFPVTTCCYDGLRNTPTGYLDLAKTMGASKWQLLRHIQLPAALPTLASGIRVAVVIAPIGAVVGEWVGSSEGLGYLMLQANARMIIDEMFAALFILAVLSISLYFITDKLLKKAIPWENQ, from the coding sequence ATGAATGATCTAACGCGAAGTGAAGCTGTGGCTGGTTCAACTAACGCACAGGCTAGTACAACACATCCTCGTCAGATGAATCCCGTTATGCGCTTGGTCATCAGCAGTGCTGTGATTCTTGGTTTATGGCAAATGGTGGTGGTTATCTTCGAGATGCCAAGCTTCATTCTGCCAGCTCCCGCTGAAGTCTTCCTTAAGCTGATTGAACGCTACGATGTGTTACTCAAACACACTTGGGTGACCGCGCAAGAGATCTTACTTGGGCTATTGCTGGGCTTGTCTATGGGGCTGTTTTTTGCCTTGCAGATGTTGATGTTTGACCCACTGAAACGTTGGCTATTGCCTATCTTGATTGCTAGCCAAGCGATTCCTGTATTTGCGATTGCGCCTGTACTGATGCTGTGGCTTGGCTATGGCATCGCTTCAAAAGTGGTGATGGCGGCAATCATTATCTTCTTCCCTGTGACTACCTGTTGCTACGACGGCCTGCGAAATACTCCGACGGGTTATCTTGATCTCGCAAAGACGATGGGCGCATCGAAATGGCAATTGCTTCGTCACATCCAACTGCCTGCTGCACTGCCAACATTAGCGTCCGGCATTCGTGTTGCTGTGGTTATTGCTCCAATTGGCGCGGTTGTTGGTGAGTGGGTGGGTTCGAGTGAAGGGCTAGGTTACTTAATGCTGCAAGCCAACGCGCGCATGATCATTGATGAGATGTTTGCGGCCTTGTTTATCTTGGCGGTGCTTTCTATCTCGCTTTACTTCATCACAGACAAATTACTCAAAAAAGCTATCCCTTGGGAGAACCAGTGA
- the thiD gene encoding bifunctional hydroxymethylpyrimidine kinase/phosphomethylpyrimidine kinase, protein MTQHSNSQVSPSSTQTPENQSSSINTPIVLTIAGSDSGGGAGIQADIKAMSATGSFACSVITAITSQNTQGVSAIFPIPLEHVASQLDAVFTDLNIVAVKVGMLADSQIIKVVADKIKQYQPKHLVIDPVMVATSGDLLLENSAITTLKQELIPLADIITPNLPEGAALTGKAVPESEAEMQDMIEDLRALGAKAVLLKGGHLEKDENSNDLLILPTTSALISAKRFPTKNTHGTGCTLSSAIASFLAQGNTLPEAVDLGKQYISRAIAHADELKVGQGHGPVNHFFVGHGNVR, encoded by the coding sequence ATGACACAGCATTCCAATTCTCAAGTATCACCTAGCAGCACTCAAACACCAGAAAACCAATCTTCTTCGATCAATACTCCTATTGTTTTGACCATTGCGGGTTCTGACAGTGGCGGCGGCGCGGGCATTCAAGCTGATATTAAAGCCATGTCTGCAACGGGTAGTTTCGCTTGTTCGGTGATTACCGCGATTACATCTCAGAATACCCAAGGCGTGTCAGCAATTTTCCCAATCCCGCTTGAGCATGTCGCTAGCCAGCTAGATGCAGTGTTTACCGATTTGAATATCGTGGCGGTAAAAGTCGGCATGTTGGCGGATTCTCAAATCATCAAAGTCGTCGCGGACAAAATCAAACAATACCAACCTAAACACCTAGTGATCGACCCGGTAATGGTCGCGACAAGTGGCGACCTTCTTTTAGAAAACTCGGCGATCACCACGCTAAAACAAGAACTGATTCCACTCGCAGATATCATTACCCCTAACTTGCCTGAAGGCGCTGCACTTACGGGTAAAGCCGTGCCTGAGAGCGAAGCGGAAATGCAGGATATGATTGAAGACCTGCGCGCTTTAGGTGCTAAAGCAGTCCTGCTTAAAGGTGGTCACTTGGAGAAGGATGAAAATAGTAACGACTTACTTATTCTGCCAACCACATCTGCTCTGATTAGCGCGAAGCGTTTTCCTACCAAAAACACCCATGGCACGGGTTGTACGCTCTCTTCTGCTATCGCTTCTTTCTTGGCTCAAGGCAACACGCTTCCAGAGGCTGTCGACCTAGGTAAACAATACATTTCGCGCGCGATTGCGCATGCTGACGAGTTGAAAGTCGGTCAAGGTCATGGCCCGGTAAATCACTTCTTCGTTGGGCACGGTAATGTCCGTTAA
- a CDS encoding ABC transporter ATP-binding protein, which translates to MSVNTIGVQLSNATLRYRDSEHATLSGLSLSLSAGKWTVLLGRSGCGKTTILRYLAGLLDDKVEWQGTLATSDELPLTDRIAYMAQQDLLLPWLSVIDNVCLSHRFQDSADKHQSQASNKQAQTTQALELLTSVGLADYADAMPDQLSGGMRQRVALARTLMQDKPVVLMDEPFSALDAVTRHKLQTLACELLRDKTVVLITHDPQEAVRLADNLYVLQGTPASAHSLSVPHTSTPRVLDGECAELQQAILDQLERDYE; encoded by the coding sequence ATGTCCGTTAATACAATTGGCGTTCAACTCAGCAATGCGACTCTGCGTTACCGAGATAGCGAGCATGCGACCTTATCGGGTTTGTCACTGAGCTTGAGTGCAGGTAAGTGGACTGTGCTACTTGGTCGCAGTGGCTGCGGGAAAACCACGATATTACGATACCTAGCGGGTTTACTCGATGACAAAGTTGAGTGGCAGGGCACATTGGCAACGTCTGATGAACTGCCTCTCACCGATCGCATCGCATACATGGCGCAACAAGACTTACTACTGCCGTGGTTGTCGGTTATCGACAATGTGTGTCTGAGCCATCGCTTTCAAGATTCTGCAGATAAGCATCAAAGCCAAGCATCCAATAAACAAGCTCAAACTACCCAAGCGTTAGAGTTGCTGACTTCGGTTGGTTTGGCCGATTACGCAGATGCTATGCCGGATCAGTTGTCTGGTGGTATGCGCCAGCGTGTTGCTTTGGCTCGAACCTTAATGCAAGACAAGCCAGTCGTGCTGATGGACGAACCTTTCTCTGCGCTGGATGCGGTAACAAGACACAAGTTACAGACGTTAGCGTGTGAACTGTTAAGAGATAAAACCGTTGTGTTGATCACCCATGATCCACAAGAAGCAGTGCGTTTAGCGGATAACTTGTATGTGTTGCAAGGAACGCCTGCGAGTGCTCACTCTTTATCTGTGCCTCACACGTCGACGCCACGCGTGTTAGATGGGGAATGTGCCGAGTTGCAACAAGCCATCTTAGATCAGTTGGAGCGTGATTATGAATGA
- a CDS encoding DMT family transporter: MNLAINRVNEFQTGTLAIVFASVLWGTTGTAASFAPDLSPLAIGAFSMGVGGLLQAGLAFRKILSSLDKLLLNKKLLAASVLALAIYPLAFYSSMKLSGVAMGTVVSIATAPFFSALLECLISKKNNINKRWLTSFAIGVVGIGLLVFSESSSMSESGDDLKLLGIGLGLVAGLCYAIYSWATKALIDEGIKSQAAMGSIFGLGAMLLLPTLWFTGDNLFASNTNILVVSYLVLLPQCLGYIAFSFGLRHVTASSANLITLLEPVVAAVLAVCIVGELIPLVGWLGMFLIVMCLFIQSQPTKKPL; encoded by the coding sequence ATGAATCTTGCCATCAATCGCGTTAACGAATTCCAAACGGGCACTTTAGCCATCGTGTTTGCTTCTGTTTTATGGGGCACGACAGGCACAGCCGCAAGCTTTGCGCCTGATCTCAGTCCATTAGCGATTGGTGCGTTTTCAATGGGCGTTGGTGGCTTACTGCAAGCGGGCTTAGCGTTTCGAAAGATCTTATCTTCACTTGATAAGCTTTTGCTCAACAAAAAGCTGTTAGCAGCGAGTGTACTGGCTTTAGCGATCTATCCTTTGGCTTTCTATTCTTCGATGAAGTTATCGGGTGTTGCAATGGGAACGGTGGTGTCGATAGCTACCGCGCCTTTCTTTTCTGCACTTTTAGAGTGTCTTATTAGCAAAAAGAATAATATCAACAAACGTTGGTTAACGAGCTTTGCCATTGGCGTGGTTGGTATTGGGTTACTGGTGTTTTCAGAATCATCATCGATGAGTGAATCTGGCGACGACCTGAAGCTTTTGGGCATTGGGTTGGGGTTGGTTGCTGGGTTGTGTTACGCCATTTATTCGTGGGCGACAAAAGCTCTGATAGACGAAGGCATTAAGTCTCAAGCGGCGATGGGCAGCATATTTGGATTGGGAGCGATGTTGTTACTGCCAACGCTGTGGTTTACAGGGGATAACCTGTTCGCATCGAATACCAATATATTGGTGGTGAGTTACTTGGTGTTACTTCCTCAATGTTTGGGGTATATCGCTTTCAGTTTTGGGCTACGCCACGTCACAGCGAGTAGCGCCAACTTGATTACTTTACTTGAGCCAGTTGTTGCCGCCGTATTGGCCGTGTGTATTGTGGGGGAGCTTATTCCATTGGTTGGATGGCTAGGTATGTTCTTGATAGTGATGTGTTTATTCATCCAATCTCAACCGACTAAAAAGCCGTTATAA
- a CDS encoding helix-turn-helix domain-containing protein: protein MKSSLSIRSYTKQFNTHAHDGYHQLVLPIQGSISIEMVGYVGKVSVGECVVIPVTTAHAFKADEAARFIVADMTELPKHLLEHELSVFTITPPLMSFLLFVEKQLEYQVDSGIESSILDVFSLLLEQQEVSKSIDPRIRAVQRLIADNYAQPLSISQLAETACLSPTQFKKRFKECIGISALKYITRYRMEKAQALLSHTDLPVQLVAENVGYSDLSAFSRRFSQHFGMSPRAFLGSMKESLPKQ, encoded by the coding sequence ATGAAATCTAGCTTAAGCATTCGATCTTACACCAAGCAATTTAATACTCATGCTCATGATGGTTACCATCAACTGGTGTTGCCCATTCAAGGGAGTATAAGCATTGAAATGGTAGGGTATGTTGGCAAGGTTTCTGTCGGTGAATGTGTGGTGATTCCGGTAACCACAGCGCATGCGTTTAAAGCTGATGAAGCGGCACGGTTTATTGTCGCGGATATGACGGAGTTACCGAAGCACTTGTTAGAGCATGAGCTCTCAGTTTTCACGATAACGCCACCTTTAATGAGCTTCTTGTTGTTTGTTGAAAAGCAGTTGGAATATCAAGTCGACAGTGGCATTGAGTCATCCATCTTGGATGTGTTTTCACTGCTATTAGAGCAACAAGAAGTGAGTAAAAGTATCGACCCTCGTATTCGTGCGGTACAAAGGCTCATTGCGGATAATTACGCCCAACCTCTCTCTATTTCTCAGCTTGCAGAAACGGCATGTTTGAGCCCCACTCAATTTAAGAAACGCTTTAAAGAGTGCATTGGAATCAGTGCGCTTAAATACATCACTCGCTATCGTATGGAAAAAGCCCAAGCCTTGCTAAGCCATACCGATTTACCCGTTCAATTGGTCGCAGAAAATGTAGGTTATAGCGACTTGTCTGCATTCAGTCGACGCTTCTCTCAGCACTTTGGCATGTCTCCAAGGGCGTTTTTAGGTTCGATGAAAGAGAGTCTTCCAAAACAATAA
- the tenA gene encoding thiaminase II produces the protein MKYQDLIQACQQDWQDYTEHDFVKTLANGTLAQPCFLHYLKQDFLFLKQYARAYALAIYKAKTLADMRRALPSVHALLDSEISHHVTYCGQWGLTESDLENEPEDFGTVAYTRYVLDAGMTGDLVDLYAALAPCSIGYAVIGKALLESTDTVLEGNPYASWLQLYGGEEFQSGVATGAEYFNQLLAEIDINSERGQNIVHIFKTATRMEVAFWQQGLNALNDSTAAQSDFHE, from the coding sequence ATGAAATACCAAGACTTAATCCAAGCCTGTCAGCAAGATTGGCAAGACTACACCGAGCATGATTTTGTTAAAACGCTGGCAAACGGCACTCTCGCTCAGCCTTGTTTTCTGCATTATTTGAAGCAAGATTTTCTGTTTTTGAAGCAGTATGCTCGCGCTTATGCATTGGCCATTTACAAAGCTAAAACCTTGGCTGATATGCGTCGTGCACTGCCAAGTGTTCATGCGCTGTTAGATTCTGAAATTTCACACCACGTGACTTACTGTGGTCAGTGGGGGCTAACGGAATCTGATTTAGAAAACGAACCTGAAGATTTCGGCACTGTTGCCTACACGCGCTACGTTCTAGACGCAGGTATGACGGGTGATCTTGTCGACTTATATGCAGCACTGGCTCCGTGTTCAATTGGTTATGCCGTGATTGGTAAAGCGCTATTAGAAAGCACTGATACTGTTTTAGAAGGCAACCCATACGCGAGTTGGTTACAGCTTTACGGCGGAGAAGAGTTCCAGTCTGGCGTGGCAACGGGTGCTGAGTATTTCAATCAGCTACTGGCTGAAATTGATATCAACAGCGAGCGCGGTCAGAACATCGTTCATATCTTCAAAACCGCAACGCGCATGGAAGTGGCTTTCTGGCAGCAAGGTCTGAATGCACTTAATGACTCAACAGCGGCTCAAAGTGACTTTCACGAATAA
- a CDS encoding ABC transporter substrate-binding protein: MKNTKLVGAVALLASLVSGHAFADSEQKKLTLMLDWFVNPNHGPIVIAQERGYFADQGLEVEIQEPADPSTPAKLVAAGKVDLAVTYQPSLTMDVAAGLPLVRASTLIATPLNTLMVLDNGKNDSLADLKGKKIGIAIAGNEEATIGTMLAQENVDFTDVQTINVGWALSSSLASGKVDAIWGGLRNFETNQLALEGFKAKAFFPEEHGVPAYDELIFVANAKKHDDEAIKAFNKALEQATTYIVNHPQDSWSEFVAYSPDTLNNELNQRAWNDTLTRFALRPSAVDMKRYDDYAQFMFDKGIIKSLPKAADYVPTFD; the protein is encoded by the coding sequence ATGAAAAATACCAAATTGGTAGGTGCAGTGGCACTGCTTGCTTCGCTAGTTTCAGGTCATGCATTCGCGGATTCTGAACAAAAGAAACTGACACTGATGTTGGATTGGTTTGTGAATCCGAACCACGGCCCAATTGTGATTGCTCAAGAGCGTGGTTACTTTGCAGACCAAGGCCTAGAGGTTGAAATCCAAGAGCCAGCTGACCCAAGCACGCCAGCAAAATTGGTTGCGGCAGGTAAGGTCGATCTTGCAGTCACCTACCAACCAAGTTTAACCATGGATGTGGCGGCAGGCCTGCCTCTCGTTCGTGCATCAACCCTTATTGCGACACCACTGAACACACTGATGGTGCTGGATAACGGCAAGAACGATTCATTAGCGGACCTGAAAGGCAAGAAGATCGGTATCGCGATTGCGGGCAACGAAGAAGCGACGATCGGCACTATGCTAGCTCAAGAAAATGTTGATTTTACTGACGTGCAAACCATCAATGTAGGTTGGGCACTGTCGTCTTCACTGGCATCGGGCAAGGTAGACGCAATCTGGGGGGGCTTACGTAACTTCGAAACTAATCAATTAGCGCTTGAAGGCTTTAAAGCAAAAGCTTTCTTCCCTGAAGAGCATGGTGTGCCAGCTTACGATGAGCTGATCTTTGTGGCGAACGCAAAGAAACACGACGACGAAGCCATCAAAGCATTTAACAAAGCACTTGAGCAAGCAACCACTTACATTGTGAACCACCCACAAGATTCATGGAGTGAGTTTGTGGCGTATTCACCAGATACGTTGAACAACGAACTTAACCAACGTGCATGGAACGACACACTGACTCGTTTTGCACTTCGCCCTTCTGCTGTAGATATGAAGCGTTACGATGATTACGCGCAGTTCATGTTCGACAAAGGCATTATCAAATCACTACCAAAAGCCGCTGATTACGTACCGACTTTTGATTAA